The DNA sequence ATATAAAGAGAGAATTATAAATTTAGATACAGAATATTTATTAGAAGGATTGGATATTTTGGAAAATTGGGACTTGAATTATATTGGGATTAATTATGAAATACTTTTAACAATATTTTTAGGAATAGAAGATAGTATAATTATAAACAATAATTCTAATAAAGTAATAGAAAAATTTAAAAAAGTAAAAGTGCATAAATTAAGTAATTGTGGGCACAATATTATATTTGAAAAAAAAGATGAAATCATAAAAATATTAGGAGTTATGTATGATTGAAAAAGAAAAAGTTATAAAAAATTTTTCAAAAGGAGCTAAAACATATGATAAATATGCAAAAGTTCAAAAATATATGGCAGAAAAATTGAATAAATTGTTTATTGAACATAAAGAAAAAAATATAAATTGTGATATGAATTCAAAAAAACAAATTTTAGAAATAGGAAATGGGACAGGAATATTAACAGAGTATATATTAAAAAAATATAAAAATCTGAATATGGATTTAATAGATATATCGCCCGAAATGATAAAGATTTCTAAAGAAAAATTTAAAAATATAAATAATAATTTAAACTATATAGTTGGAGATGCAGAAGAGTATGATTTTAATAAAAAATATGATTTGATTATTTCAAATGCTACTTTTCAATGGTTTAAAGATTTCGAGAATACAATAAATAAGTTATATGATAGTCTAAATAATGGCGGAGAAATTATATTTTCTACATTTGGAAAAGAAACATATAATGAATTGAGAAAAATATTAAAATCGATATCAGAAAAATATGATTATTCGCAAACATTTTATTCAATGAATGATATTGAAAAAATTATAAGAGATATAGGTGCTGAATTTACACTTATAGAAGAAAACTATATAGAAAAATTTAAAAATGTAAGAGAATTTTTATTTGCAATAAAAAAGATAGGAGCAAATAGTGCTAAAGAAAAAAAAGAAATATTAACACCAGGAGTTTATAAACAATTAGAAAAAGAGTATAAGAAAAATTTTACAAAAAATAATAAGATAATTGTAACAAATCATATTATTTTTTGTAAAATAAAAAAGGAAATAAAAAAAAATATAGTATAATATATTATAACGATTTAAAATTTTGTTATAATATATAGGAGGTGTTCTAAATGATAGAAAAAGATTTTTTTAGAAAAACTATGTTAGCTGGAATTGGTTTATTGGATATGACAAAAGAAAAAGCGGATGAAGTTGTAAAAGAGTTAGTGAAAAGAGGAGAAATCGCAGAGAATGAGGGAAAAGAATATGCAGATGAAATTTTGAAAAAAGCAAAAGGATTTGAAGAGGAGCTTACAGAAAAAATTGAATCGGTATTAAAAGAAAAAAGCTATGCAAAAGAGGATAAAGTAGAGATTATTGAAAAGAAATTAGATGAAATACTAGAAAAATTAAATAATATGTAATAAAAAAAGGGGGAAACCCCTTTTTTATTTACTAGGAAAGTATAAATTTATTCAGAAAATAAGGTACGCCGTTTTTTTAAATATGCGATTTTTCAAAACAAAATTTTTCAGAAGCCAAAAATTTAGAAAAATATTTATGCTTTACCAGATGAAGCGTAGCTTATTTTTCCATTGAGAAAAATTGAAAAATGAGGTATAATGCTTGTGCTAAATAAAATAATTTTTTTAATAGTAAAAATATAAAAACTGGAGGAAATTTTATGAAAAAAATTGGGATATTGTCATTAATAACATTGTTATTAATAGCAGGATGTGGAGAAACAAAACAAAAAAATCAAGAATCAAAACAATCAGTAACTAAAAAAGTAGAATCAAATATCAAAGTTGGAATTGAAAAAGGAAATAAAATACCTGATTTCAAAGTGATGAGATTAGATGGTGAAATTATTAATATGGAAGATTTAAAAGGAAAATATGTTTTATTAAATTTTTGGGCAACTTGGTGTCCACCATGTAGAAGAGAGATGCCATCAATACAAAAATTATATGATGATAATAGAAGTAATGATAAATTTGAAATTGTGGCTATATCAGTTGACCAAAAACAGGCTTTTGAAGTTCAAAAATTTGTGGATGACAATGGTTATTCTTTTCCAATTTATTATGATAAGGGTGGAGTATTATCAAGAAAATTTTTTATTAAATCAATACCAACCACTTTTCTTGTAAATAAAGATGGAATTATAGAAAATAAAGTGTTAGGTGGTTCTGATTGGTCAAAATTAAATGTACAATTATTAACAAAAGGTGTTAAATAATGGATGGGATGACAAATTTATCGCTATTATTAGTGTTTGGAGCAGGGATTGCGAGCTTTTTTTCTCCTTGTACTTTGCCATTAATTCCAGTTTATTTATCATATATAAGTGGGATTGGAGCGAAAGAATTAAATAATAAAAAAAGATTTAAAATATTTTTTCATACTTTATCATTTATTTTAGGATTTACAACTATATTTGTAATTATAGAAATTGGGGCTATATATTTCGCAAATATTTTTTCAAAGGTAATTAGTAATGATATTACATATAAAATAGCAGGAACTTTAGTAATAGTATTAGGAATTCATATGACTGGAATTTTTAAAATAAAACAAATTTCACAAGA is a window from the Haliovirga abyssi genome containing:
- the bioC gene encoding malonyl-ACP O-methyltransferase BioC, with the protein product MIEKEKVIKNFSKGAKTYDKYAKVQKYMAEKLNKLFIEHKEKNINCDMNSKKQILEIGNGTGILTEYILKKYKNLNMDLIDISPEMIKISKEKFKNINNNLNYIVGDAEEYDFNKKYDLIISNATFQWFKDFENTINKLYDSLNNGGEIIFSTFGKETYNELRKILKSISEKYDYSQTFYSMNDIEKIIRDIGAEFTLIEENYIEKFKNVREFLFAIKKIGANSAKEKKEILTPGVYKQLEKEYKKNFTKNNKIIVTNHIIFCKIKKEIKKNIV
- a CDS encoding TlpA family protein disulfide reductase, whose translation is MKKIGILSLITLLLIAGCGETKQKNQESKQSVTKKVESNIKVGIEKGNKIPDFKVMRLDGEIINMEDLKGKYVLLNFWATWCPPCRREMPSIQKLYDDNRSNDKFEIVAISVDQKQAFEVQKFVDDNGYSFPIYYDKGGVLSRKFFIKSIPTTFLVNKDGIIENKVLGGSDWSKLNVQLLTKGVK
- a CDS encoding cytochrome c biogenesis CcdA family protein produces the protein MDGMTNLSLLLVFGAGIASFFSPCTLPLIPVYLSYISGIGAKELNNKKRFKIFFHTLSFILGFTTIFVIIEIGAIYFANIFSKVISNDITYKIAGTLVIVLGIHMTGIFKIKQISQEKKLNIRINPGNYFSSYGLGLLFALGWSPCVGPILASVVMYASQSKTMSTGVFYLIIYSLGMGIPFLIFGFLLEYFMKFVDKINKYGKVVEIVSGLILILMGLVLFFNKLGAISSL
- a CDS encoding phasin family protein, with the translated sequence MIEKDFFRKTMLAGIGLLDMTKEKADEVVKELVKRGEIAENEGKEYADEILKKAKGFEEELTEKIESVLKEKSYAKEDKVEIIEKKLDEILEKLNNM